The following proteins are co-located in the Cupriavidus pauculus genome:
- the hrcA gene encoding heat-inducible transcriptional repressor HrcA produces MDERSKTLLKTLIERYIAEGQPVGSRTLSKYSGLDLSPATIRNVMSDLEEMGFIASPHTSAGRIPTPRGYRLFVDTMLTARPLEGQTGLSAELAGLKDQIQGQMASQQLGPQRMITAAAHTLSNLSRFAGVVMTPRRAQAFRQVEFMRLSDKRILLIIVSPEGDVQNRIIQTELSYTPAQLIEAANFFNTHYAGMSFDAVRDHLRGELQALRRDMSSLMQAAVEAGSSAMAEDNTEQVFISGERRLLEVEDLSSSMDKLRRLFDVFEHKTSLLQLLDVSSHAQGVQIFIGGESQLVPLEDMAVITAPYEVDGQIVGTLGVIGPTRMAYERVIPIVDITARLLSSALSQNS; encoded by the coding sequence ATGGACGAACGTTCGAAAACCCTTCTCAAGACCCTGATCGAGCGGTACATCGCCGAAGGGCAGCCGGTGGGCTCGCGGACCCTGTCGAAGTACTCGGGTCTGGACCTGTCGCCGGCGACCATTCGCAATGTGATGTCCGACCTCGAGGAGATGGGGTTCATTGCCAGCCCGCACACGTCGGCGGGCCGCATCCCCACGCCGCGCGGCTATCGGCTGTTCGTCGACACGATGCTCACGGCGCGGCCGCTGGAGGGCCAGACCGGGCTCAGCGCCGAGCTGGCCGGGCTCAAGGACCAGATCCAGGGCCAGATGGCCAGCCAGCAGCTGGGGCCGCAGCGGATGATCACGGCGGCGGCGCACACGCTGTCGAACCTGTCGCGGTTCGCGGGCGTGGTGATGACGCCACGGCGCGCGCAGGCGTTCCGGCAGGTGGAATTCATGCGGTTGTCGGACAAGCGCATCCTGCTGATCATCGTGAGCCCCGAGGGCGACGTCCAGAACCGCATCATCCAGACCGAGCTGTCCTACACGCCGGCCCAGCTGATCGAGGCGGCCAACTTCTTCAACACGCACTACGCGGGCATGAGCTTCGACGCGGTGCGCGACCACCTGCGCGGCGAGCTGCAGGCGCTGCGGCGCGACATGTCGTCGCTGATGCAGGCCGCCGTGGAAGCCGGCAGCAGCGCCATGGCCGAGGACAACACCGAGCAGGTGTTCATCTCGGGCGAGCGGCGGCTGCTGGAGGTGGAAGACCTGTCGTCCAGCATGGACAAGCTGCGCCGGCTGTTCGATGTCTTCGAGCACAAGACCAGCCTGCTGCAACTGCTGGACGTGTCCAGCCACGCGCAGGGCGTGCAGATCTTCATCGGCGGCGAAAGCCAGCTCGTGCCGCTGGAGGACATGGCCGTGATCACGGCGCCGTACGAGGTGGATGGGCAGATCGTCGGCACGCTCGGCGTGATCGGCCCCACGCGCATGGCCTACGAACGGGTGATCCCGATCGTCGACATCACGGCCCGGCTGCTGTCCAGCGCCCTGAGCCAGAACTCCTGA